ACAATGGGTGTGACGCAGCCAATCACGGACGGCCAGGGGGCGGGCTTTAGCGCATCAGTCTGTCAGAGCCGCTGGCTGATTGTTAGGGCCGCCTTGGAGTGGGAGAATCCGCTCTGGACACCATTGCTCTCCGGGATTACTCTGAATGAGTTTGCTATAAACAGCTTGACTTACATAACAGCTAGTAATTCAGTTAGCGCACCCTCAGCTTGGTGTCTCGTATATTTCCAGAGGAGAGGACACGCTTaatttaaattgcattttttttttgagtgtgtgtgtgtggaagaaacagccattagaaaaaaaaaatattttttttatcctcataGGTGTCAAGTGCGGTCTTTGCGGGTAGGATAACTTACAAGAGGTGAATTTTAGAGCGCTCATTATGTCAGTGGTAGGCATTGATGTGGGTTTCCAAAACTGTTACATCGCTGTGGCCAGGAGCGGCGGCATTGAAACCATTGCCAATGATTACAGTGACAGATGCACACCGTAAGTATAAATATTGACAGGCATCATCACCGTGTGATGTGAGTTTGTTACGCAATGTTTGCGACCGGAGACGCGCTGGATGAGCGCTGACGGTACAGAGACACATCAGGGATGGTGGTGTCGGCTGTGATGAGGCCTGCAACTATTGGTTTATTCAACGCCACAGCAGGTTAACGTAGGTCAAAATGTCGCATATGTctgaaatgatcatttattattattattacatatcaGGAGACAGTTGACATATCTCCTGATAAGCAGTACAGTGCTGCGCAGTGCACCGCAAAGTTCCTGTGATGCGCAACTTAATGAAGACAGGAGATGATATTGCATGTTAATATGTTAGTGTACTGTGTGATTTAAGGGAAATAAATAGGTGACAGTGCCTTTGTCGCGACATCCTAAACCTCTACAGCCCAGAGATGACAGGGCAGTCAACCCCAGTTTTATCATAATATTTTATTcccataaaatataatgaatgcACTAATCTTGCAATACTAACAAATGTCCATGTGGGTTTCTGATTCTGGAGTTCATTAGCTGCAGCATCCATCCTGCAAACAGGGATGTGCAGCAGGGAAGGGGAGAATGAGCATTGCACCTTTAAGTGAGTGGGGATATTTCTGTGGCAAGGTGAAACCGGGGAGTGACTTGTCACCAGCCAATGTGAAATGGATCCTCTAAACCTTGTATGACTAGAAGCATTCATCTTTGTCAGTAAACACAATGGTTTGCTGTTGGTCTGCTAAAAGAAGAGTTAAACGTGGAaggtgatttttgttttcttggacAGGCAGGATGAGCTTACTTTTGAAGGTGAACCGCTCTGTCTCACTGCCCTAGTTTGTGGCTCGTCCTCAGACTCCCCTGTGAAATTTCCTTAATCGAAATGTGCCTCTCTCTTTTGCGCTCGACGTTTGAGTCTGTCTGCAACAGTCAGTCAATTACAGTTCTGCCTTGTCTGCCACGTCTGCTAACTGGGTTATTTCTGTTGTAGCCTGCCTAATTTGCTGATGTGTTTGTCTTCCATCAAGGGCTTGTGTGTCTTTGGCCTCCAAAAACCGCATGATTGGAAACGCAGCCAAAAGTCAAGTAAGATCCATGATAGTTTGTCTCATTCCTCTactaaaagcaacaaaacacagtaaaatgATGACATAAATtgtaactgttgtgtttttgattatAATCTTTGCAATTCATATTTACAAAATAGCTTCTATAAATATGATAAtgagcatctttttttattttagatgatAACAAACTTCAAAAATACAGTCCATGGCTTCAAAAAGTTCCACGGCAGAGCGTTTGATGACCCATATGTCCAAGTGGAAAAGCCCAAACTGCCTTACAGCTTACATAAACTGGCCAATGGGAACGCTGGAATTAAGGTGAACACTGTACAAACTTCCAGCATGTTCTTCTtcactgctttctgtttttaccCCCTTTTTTACCTCTGACCCCGACCATTCTCTACTGTCATTGGAcacctttgtgttttaaattcaaCCATGTCTGACCCCGATAAGTGAGTGGGATGCACGgatgatgttgttttttcctgGAGCTCACCCCAGAACAACACATTGACTTCATGCTTCACATGCCTTACTCCCTAGTTTTTAATTAGCCCAGGAGGTCTGAACTGTATCATGTTTACAGGTGCGTTATTTAGACGAGGACAAAGTGTTCACAGTTGAGCAGATCACAGGGATGCTGCTCAACAAGCTGAAGGAGACATCAGAGATGGCCCTGAAGAAGCCGGTGGTGGATTGTGTCATCTCTGTGAGTGATGAAAACATTACGGAGGACCGTTAGTGTAATTCATCAAGCGGTTCAGTTAAACATATTGATTTGTGCTCTCTTAACAGGTTCCAAGTTTTTTCACAGATGCTGAAAGACGATCAGTGTTTGATGCAACTCAAATTGCAGGGCTGAATTGTTTACGGCTAATTAATGATACTACTGCAGGTCAGTGTTCAGTCATGCATAGTTTAGACAGTACCTGAGCctgttactttaaaaatatatacacagtatatactCTCCAAAAATACAAGAAATTAGTACAAACAGTGTACGTTTTAACTCTTTAAATGTCTCCCTTTTGAACAGTGGCTTTGGCCTATGGCATATACAAACAGGATCTTCCTACTCTAGAAGAGAGGCCAAGAAATGTGGTATTTGTGGACATGGGACATTCATCATTCCAGGTCTCCATCACTGCCTTCAACAAAGGCAAGCTCAAGGTTAGTCTCTCACCTCTTTCCAATCTTCATTCACACTTACCACCGTACCTTTAAACCTCAAGCTCCATGCCAATTGTGGTCTTTCAGGTCCTCGCCACCGCTTTTGATCCCTACCTTGGAGGGCGCAATTTTGACGAGGTATTGGTAGATTACTTCTGCGAGGAGTTTAAGGGAAAGTACAAGCTTAACGTGAGGGACAACCCAAGGGCTCTGCTGCGTCTGCACCAAGAGTGTGAGAAACTGAAGAAGCTCATGAGTGCTAATTCCTCTGATCTGCCTCTGAACATTGAGTGCTTCATGAATGACATTGACGTTACCAGCAGGATGAACAGGTACAAATTCAACTCCTTAATCTTGCATCTATAAAACTGAAATCTAGCTGTATGAAGGTTTTTATAAATACgcatttttcttgtttatttgctCCTCACAGGGGCCATTTTGAAGACATGTGTGCTCAATATCTGATGAGAGTAGATATGCCACTGAAAGTAGTCCTTGAACAATCAAGTATGTCCCTCAAATTTGGTTTCATCTATAAAGGTATATTGTTTTATGACTCTATGAAGGAAGAATCCActcagtcctgtgtgtgttttgtcagagCTGAGCCGGGATGACATCTACGCAGTGGAGCTAGTCGGAGGAGCCACAAGAATCCCATCGATCAAAGAGAGAATCAGCAAGTTTTTCTGCAAAGACATCAGCACCACACTCAACGCAGATGAAGCTGTCGCTAGAGGCTCTGCACTTCAGGTGTGACTCTCCTCTTGACACTGACAGATAATGTCTTCTTAAGTTGATACACTCCAGAAATGTTTTGcagtgaataaaatataatggaGTGAATGCAtttgcgtggtgtgtgtgtgtgtgcgtgcgctgATTGTTTGGGTGTAGTGTGCGATTTTATCTCCAGCATTTAAGGTGCGTGAATTCTCCATCACCGACGTGGTTCCCTATCCTATTACTCTTCGCTGGAAATCACCAACAGAGGATGGACAGGGGTGAGGATGTTTTAACATCTTTAATCAGCCATATGAGGCAATAACACTGCATCAAACAAGGAACTATATTTCTCTGTAGTCATTGTTCTTTATGGTAAATCAGGCTAGGTCACTCTCTGAGACACAGTATTTGCTGACTTTGTTTCAAAAGTCTGACTTTGCTTTTTCCTCTCACTGCATTTTTATCACAGGGAGTGTGAGGTCTTCAGTAAGAATCATGCTGCCCCGTTTTCCAAAGTGATCACCTTTCACAAGAAGGAACCCTTCGACCTTGAAGCCTTCTACAACTGCCCTCAAGAGCTCCCCTACCCAGACCACAGGATAGGTAAGTCTGCCCTCTGAATCCCTTGAGAGACTAATCCACAGATTTTTAGGATGTAACATCATGTGGATATCTGGTCTTCAGCAAAAGAGGTCAGTGATGCATGTGCATGTAGTTTTTTGAGTGGCCCATTTGTGGCTGAGTCCCTATAGGGATCTACAGCCTGGATGGGAGTTAGGAATGAGGCTTCCACAGATGGGTCCTAATAAGCAAGCTAAACActatcattttctgtctgtgcatgtgtgtctcagGGGGTGGGGTTGCACTCTCAGGTGGGATATCAGCTTGTAACTTCCACCTGTCTGTTAGGGGAATATATAGAGGGCATATTATTAAAGCTCATTAACAAACCACTCATTTTGTTTCCATCTGTCACCAGGATGTTTTTCGGTCCAGAATGTGGTCCCCCAGCCAGATGGAGACAGCTCTAAAGTGAAGGTCAAAGTGCGAGTTAATGTCCACGGCATCTTCAGCGTGTCCAGCGCCTCTCTGATCGACAAgcagaaaggagagggagaggacatGCAAATTGACTCAGAGCCAATGGTGCAGAATGAAGGCAGGGCAGAGGACCAGGTGAGGTGATTTTTCGTCAACAAAAGTTTATTACGGGCATCCTGGTAGCTCAACTTTGACTCTATCATGTGTGCTTTTAAACAACCTGGTTTAGAAATATGGTGATTCCAGAGATGTCATATAGCCTATAGATTAGTTATTGATCAACATTTCTCTTATATTGAATCATTTGCagactgtgttgttttattgccATTTGGTTTATAGTACATTTGCATTTCTCTAATGCACAgtaacattttatattgtccctttaattataataaactttttgaaatattttgttatttatatataatctTACATAAaattgttaaatgtgtgttgtgttacagaCCAAAATGCAGGTGGACCAGGAAGGTCAAAGCCAGGGGGACCAGCAGAATGAGGACAACAGCCCCAATGTCAGTTAGACTTAAAGTTATGGATgtgctgtagtttttttttaagccaataccagtatactgtatgttcatgCTTGTATGATACAGATTCCAAACACTATAAGCCTTTTAAACATACACATCTTGAGagtgttttagatgttttaaaattCTCCTAAAAAAATGATTCTGATTACTTAACTTAAATTAACTAACATTctcaaaagaaacagaaataaatgtcacaaaaatgcAACTTCTAAGATACTGACTGAAGTAATAGTGCATATTAATGCATCACTACAAGAACAACAAAATCATGTTAATTATGCTGTAGAATATATcagcatttaattaaaaactgcaGAATTACAAAATGATTCTTATAATCACTACAGCTGAAAGATTGAAttgtgttttctggtttccaaATCCAGGAGGGGGCAGCAGGTGAAAAGCAGGACCCAGCAGCAGGGGGAAGCAAGCCCAAAGTCAAGGTGAAGAGTATTGATCTTCCCATCAAGGCCAACAACATTCGACAGCTCGACAGTGATGTCCTTAACAACTTTGTGGAGTATGAGGTGAGTACTTCTACTGGCCTTTGGAAAGGCTGAGTCATGGTCTGCTTAATGTGTGCTGATTGGTCTAATCTGTTTTAGGGGAATGACTTGTTGCTACATGTAGCCCCTTGTTTAATTCTCCCCTAACTAAATGTCTTGATTTGAGCTGAATGTGCcagtgtatgtctgtgtgattagtaataataataatgataataagaaaaataataataagatatattatatataaggTATTGCTGTTATAGTTTTTGTGTGGTCTTTCCTCACAGCGTCAGATGATTATCCAGGACAAACTGGTGAAAGAGCTGAACGATGCTAAAAATGCTGTTGAGGAGTATGTATATGATCTGCGGGACAAACTTTGTGGTATCTATGAAAAGTATATCACTGAGGACGTGAGTGCTGCTTTCTTACATACCTTTATTAATTTTTGTAAAGAGTATTGTAGTTGAGTTGAGAATAAGTGACAAGCAAATGATACATTTATGCATTTACTTATAACAGGACAGTCACCGGCTGACACTGATGCTGGAAGATACAGAGAACTGGCTGTATGAGGATGGAGAGGACCAACCAAAACATATCTATGAGGAGAAGCTAGATGCACTCAAGGTTTGTTTCCAAGGAAGATTTTCTATTTTCAGTTCCAGAAGGAATTTTGCAAACAACTAGAGAACTGCTCCTTCAACCTGCTGAGCTCTAATACGTTTTTAAGATTAAAGTGAGTATAACAACATTATCATAAATTTGGTTATTTTCCAGAGGTTGGGTCAACCCATTCAGGACAGGCACAGAGAGCACGAAGACAGACCGAGGGCTTTTGATGAGCTGGGAAAGAAACTACAACTCTACATGAAGTTTGTGGACTGCTTTAAACAGAAGGTGAATACTTTTGGTGTAGGGAAGCAATGACTttctttaataaacaaaatcttttatttttgcctttttaagtttagtttataacaattcttttttaattgttatGTAATTGTAGTAACTTTCTTACtacatctttcttcttctcaaacTTTTCCCTAGGATGAGCGATATCTGCATTTGAGTGTAGAGGAAATGAGCACTGTAGAgaagtgtgtgagtgaaaaCATGGGCTGGATGAACACCAAAATGAATGCACAGAGCAAACTTGGTATTACTCAAGATCCCATTGTTAAAGTAGCAGACATCATAGCCAAAATACAGGTATGTGAAGGTCTATTTCAGATTTAATTCTTGCTTTCAATTGCAGTGACAAGACCTGcgttttttcttttgccaacACATTTTTTATCTCTTACTCACCAGGAACTGGAGGATGTATGTAATCCAGTCATCAACAGGCCAAAGCCCACAGTGGAGGAGGCCCCTGAGGTGAATGACCAAAACAGTGGAGCTCATAATGGTCCGACAGCTAAGCAAGGAGCAGAAGGGAAGGGGGACACGAAGGGAAGCCAGCAGACAAAGCCTGGCACAAAAGAGATGGAGGTGGACTGAGATCAGTGCACCTCTGCAACCATCACAGCGTTTACTACAACTGACCATTTAGACATTAGAAACATCAGTACCTGGGACCATTTCTCCATTGTCACCAGCCacttttgtggattttttttttgtgccccTTTCCCCCATTGGACTTTACCTTTTAAGGGTTTTGTTTTCATCCCTCTGTGTGGCAATGGTGTGCTTTACTCTCAAAGGTTTGACATACTtaataaatgaaagaatgatGCAATAGATTCAACTGATTCTGACGTAAAACTGTTTCCACTGTACCGTACAGGAAGGTACCCTTTGTGTTTGCATTCCATGTGTCTCATAAGCGTCCTGTATCAGCAGTAAATAATATCACTCAAAAGAGAAGTAGATAGTGCTGTCCAAATAATTGCTACTGCGGAACTATTAGTTTGTATGCAATAATacaaattatttatatttgtatttaatgaGTTTGAAATGATGTCCATGTCTAGAAACTGTAAATACTATTTTAGTAAATAAAAGCAGccaacatatataatatatgtacatAAAGAACATATTCCTGGTACAATGGCAATGCTTAATATACCAAGTCTCTTTAGTAAGTGATTGGTTGcctatttccttttttgttttcttgcattttttCCATATTTAAGTAGTGGGATTTAAAGAtggcaaaaataaacacatttgtctGTCAGACAAAAATTCTTTAGTCtgaattcttttttattttctgtgactgAGCTTGATAGAAATTAGTTAAATCTATACTGTGACGTGTGAATGAAGTCCTTGGATGAGATCAGGATACTGTAGGAAGTGTGGACGTTAACTACTATTGATTTTCttccaaaaaatacaaaatgaaaggGACCTTGATTATGCTGTTGCTGACAAAACTATACTGCAGAGAAGAACTGAAGACTGTGACTGCATACACACAACTGTGAACACCCATAATGTTTACGGAGCCCCaaagtgttaaaaatgtaaCGAATAAATTAGATGATAAGAAATAACAATCAGGAAATTATAATATGAcccaatacatttttaaagcccATGTTATAATGACAATTCATTTcatcctgtttattttatttccagtagttttatttcaacattttccaAGGCTGTTATTATTTAACAGTCATTTTTTCCTTTGGATCATAATGCCACTTTTCTATCAAGACAAACATGGCAGAGCCAGTTATGCGATTGTGATTTAGGAAATTAGAAAAGACATATTTAgttgactgacagaaaattaaacagcaaattaatattttgataGTCTATTAATCATTTGAAGCAGCAATGTCAAACATTAACCTGGCTTTAGCTCCTCTAATATTAGAAATTgctgcatttgtgttttatatcattagAAATTAAAGACCTCACTTTGAACTGTGAGTACTTTTCATTTCCACACATTTTATTAGGCTGAAAGATTAAGAGTAGAGTTCTCGATAGAATGAATGCTTAACCTGTGTTCATACTTTGAATTTAAACTTATTTAAACTAAATGAATATATGGGTTTGTTGTCATTTCAAGCATATAAACAGCACACAGTGAAACAAGACAGGACTATGGTactaaatgaaacattaaacactgtGCAGACAGGGCTAcaataaagtgcacacacattacaacacacaatacaaaaaagCTATATAAAGTGCAGTATGTTCAGACAAAACAATTTGACAAACACCAGTATAACAGACTTGGAGGTGTATATTGTACATATGCTACagtccaataataataataataatacacatatacGCTTTAAATGCGTACAAAGACCTTTAATCACActtttataaatgatttaatacagtttttttttacagtttttatcaATGACAGCATTAGAGCTCTTAAAGGGGGCGTGGCAAACCCAGGTTGTTGTCATGTGACGTGGCGTGTGACGTAGCGTCCGGGAGTAACGGGCGGATATTTTCAAAATGGAAGAAATGGCAAAGTTTTGGAGGGTAACGGGGAAACAACATTTATCTGCCCTTTGAGCACTCCTGTGCCGACCACCGATGCCCTCAGCCGACAGAGGAATATTATCCACAAACCTGCATGCATTTTGAAGCGGAAAAACAGGCACGATGAGTGTTTCCATCGGAGATAAAATCGAGGTGAGcggcttgtttgttttgttcggGCTAACGCCCACAAGCTAACTCAACgtttgaaaacatttaaagggtTTTTAGGAGTTAAAGAAAAGTTAAGCTGAGGGGCTGAACGGTGTTTGTCGCTTCAGGAATTAAGTTAAGAAAGCGTTAAGACAGTATGCAGGTCGATACATTTAACTGAAATGTGTCAAACGTTTAGTTATGCTCCGATTATAAGTCAACGACATTTAATTAGCCAATAACATTAGCGATGAGATAGCTTCTTCATCGTCTTTATTGTTGCTTCATATGCTctgaaagttgttgttttttaaaatttaaacttgcttattattattagtattattattattattagtgttattattattattattggtctgttgttgtctgcatTGTTGTTGTAGCTGGGTGTGTACCTCTGCCTCTCCCGGGACAAACTGTTGCTTCTCCTTCAGTTTTGCTTGTGTTAGTCCAACATGCTGCTTGGAAACGGTGGTTACAAGTGCTCCTCATTAGCGGGAAGAGAGCCGGGATAATTGAAGGTTTCTGGTTGGCCATATGACGGCGTCAGGTGTTGGTGGCTTGTTTGACAGTTAACGTTTTGTTGTGGGAGGATTTGTCCGACGTGAAGTCGTTAGATGCCGGATCGGTCCGTCCGCACAGCCACAGCATGTCGCAGGCAATGTTTGATCAAGTCATTCACTATTTCTTTCAAAACCTTTCTGCTGATACTCAAGCctgcagagatgaggagagaagtTTGTCTTATGCTCAGGAGCTCAGCATCGAGGTACCCTGCTGTCTTTCATGGGAggtatttttaaatatgttgtcTGCAATATATATACTGACtcaatgtttctttatttgttcttcTCATGTAGGATTTTAAGGTCCTCACCCTCCTGGGTAAAGGCTCCTTTGCATGTGTTTACCGGGCAAAGTCAGAGAAGACTGGTCTGGAGGTTGCCATCAAAACGGTAAGACTCCCCCAACAaccgtttctctctcttatGTCAGTGTTTGAGGTAATTATAGCACACTTAACCTCTAGAAATTTAAACAACACCCAAGCTGTTGCCACCGACTGGCAGTTGATGTGTATTCTGGACCTGGTGGATTATCACTTGTCTCCCAGGGGCTTCTTGTGGTCCCTCGACTCCCCACAAATGAGATCTGAGTAGTCCAACGTTTCTTTGTGGCCCGACAGATTGACTATTAGCCACCAGACTCAAACCACTGTGCAGCAGCGCTGTACCACATCACGTGTTGATGTCATGAATGGCAGGTGTATAATTATCTCTGTTGTTACCATCTGCAGATTGACAAGAAAGCGATGCACAAAGCTGGTATGGTCCAGCGTGTGACAAATGAGGTGGAGATTCAGTGCCGACTGAAACACCCTTCAATACTTGAGGTAACGTTTGcagtttccattcatttcttgtgatggtgtgctttttttttctgtgttacagCTTCTCCcaaaaatctgtgtgtgtcgtCTGTGTATAACGGCTTTGTGTTATCGTTGTCATGGTTATGTAACGTGGAGAACTTGTCCCTACCTCCTGTAATTACTTGAGATCACTGTTATCGCcagtcttcctctttttttccacttcactcAGAGCAGactcttctcttttgttcagACACGgtgtgattttttaaattgtttagtTCTGGACCACAGCAATACAATACATTTAGACTCCAGTCAGTCGCATGTATTCTAGATATTATTGCactcatgtttttatgtctttcgTCGATGTGCTAATAAGTATTGTTCCATATCGTGTCTTTATTTAAGCTGTACAACTACTTTGAGGACAGCAACTATGTGTATTTGGTGTTGGAGATGTGCCACAATGGAGAGATGAGTCGGTACCTTAAAGAGCGGAAGATGGCTTTCTCTGAGGATGAAGGTCAGGCAGAACTAATTTACTCtgagaattaaataaaaataacgtGCAATAAATTTAATGCGGTTCAGTCctgaacttttaaaaaaaactgtttttgttctaCAGCGAGACATTTCatgcatcaaatagtgaaagGAATGCTGTATTTACACACCCACGGCATCTTGCATCGAGATCTGACTTTGTCAAACCTCTTGCTGACCAGCAACATGAACATTAAGATAGCAGACTTTGGCCTGGCCACTCAGCTCAAACTCCCAAATGAAAAGCACTTCACCATGTGTGGGACACCCAACTACATCTCCCCGGAGGTGGCCACTCGCAGCGCTCATGGTCTTGAATCAGATGTCTGGTCACTGGGCTGCATGTTCTACGCCTTCTTGATGGGTCGCCCTCCgtttgacacagacacagtcaagCACACCCTGTCTAAAGTGGTTCTCGGGGAATATGAAATGCCCAGCCACGTTTCTCTAGAGGCTCAGGACCTCATCCATCAACTTCTGCAGAGGGATCCCGCCCAGCGGCCCAGCCTCTCTGCCGTGCTGGACCACCCGTTTATGACCAAGAGCCTGCTGGTCAGGACCAAGGAGCTGGGGCATGGCGATGAAGGATCCATTGACAGCGGCATTGCCACCATTTCCACagcctgcacctcctccacctcagccagcagcagcagccgcctcCAGAGGAGAACCAGGCACATGATTGGCTCTACCCTGCCTAATCGCATGGCACCCATCCCGAGTCTTCCACACCAGCCCAGCAG
This DNA window, taken from Larimichthys crocea isolate SSNF chromosome XXIV, L_crocea_2.0, whole genome shotgun sequence, encodes the following:
- the hspa4l gene encoding heat shock 70 kDa protein 4L — its product is MSVVGIDVGFQNCYIAVARSGGIETIANDYSDRCTPACVSLASKNRMIGNAAKSQMITNFKNTVHGFKKFHGRAFDDPYVQVEKPKLPYSLHKLANGNAGIKVRYLDEDKVFTVEQITGMLLNKLKETSEMALKKPVVDCVISVPSFFTDAERRSVFDATQIAGLNCLRLINDTTAVALAYGIYKQDLPTLEERPRNVVFVDMGHSSFQVSITAFNKGKLKVLATAFDPYLGGRNFDEVLVDYFCEEFKGKYKLNVRDNPRALLRLHQECEKLKKLMSANSSDLPLNIECFMNDIDVTSRMNRGHFEDMCAQYLMRVDMPLKVVLEQSKLSRDDIYAVELVGGATRIPSIKERISKFFCKDISTTLNADEAVARGSALQCAILSPAFKVREFSITDVVPYPITLRWKSPTEDGQGECEVFSKNHAAPFSKVITFHKKEPFDLEAFYNCPQELPYPDHRIGCFSVQNVVPQPDGDSSKVKVKVRVNVHGIFSVSSASLIDKQKGEGEDMQIDSEPMVQNEGRAEDQTKMQVDQEGQSQGDQQNEDNSPNEGAAGEKQDPAAGGSKPKVKVKSIDLPIKANNIRQLDSDVLNNFVEYERQMIIQDKLVKELNDAKNAVEEYVYDLRDKLCGIYEKYITEDDSHRLTLMLEDTENWLYEDGEDQPKHIYEEKLDALKRLGQPIQDRHREHEDRPRAFDELGKKLQLYMKFVDCFKQKDERYLHLSVEEMSTVEKCVSENMGWMNTKMNAQSKLGITQDPIVKVADIIAKIQELEDVCNPVINRPKPTVEEAPEVNDQNSGAHNGPTAKQGAEGKGDTKGSQQTKPGTKEMEVD